In Candidatus Binataceae bacterium, one genomic interval encodes:
- a CDS encoding glutathione S-transferase family protein, with product MPEIILHQYASSPFSEKIRKIFAHKKVSWRSVEQPVIMPKPKLIPLTGGYRRIPVLQIGADVWCDTGIIIRKIDELFPEPTSYPHGTQAACLMINLFADRRFFFSTTPVIFEKLAPLIGKEFLDDRSKMMRGANFEELTLLAPDARNYVRAYLDNLDRTLADQPFILGSSFSLADAACFHCVWFLRAEPGAFAMAQKCASLMRWFERIDAMGYGDVNPMDADEALKIAKESTPGTKQSADSGDPNELKPGARVSVTPEDYGFDPVTGMVVASSAYEIAIEREDSQLGKIVNHFPKLGFRIASA from the coding sequence GTGCCCGAGATAATTCTTCATCAGTATGCGAGCTCGCCGTTTTCCGAAAAGATCCGGAAGATTTTTGCGCATAAGAAAGTAAGCTGGCGATCGGTCGAGCAGCCGGTCATCATGCCCAAGCCCAAGCTGATTCCGTTGACCGGTGGCTATCGGCGCATTCCGGTGCTCCAAATCGGCGCCGACGTGTGGTGCGACACCGGGATTATCATCCGCAAAATCGACGAACTGTTCCCGGAGCCGACCAGCTATCCGCACGGGACGCAGGCGGCGTGTCTCATGATCAACCTGTTCGCCGATCGACGATTCTTCTTTTCCACCACCCCGGTGATCTTTGAGAAGCTGGCGCCGCTGATCGGTAAGGAGTTTCTCGACGACCGCTCCAAGATGATGCGCGGCGCCAATTTCGAAGAGCTCACGTTGCTTGCCCCCGATGCGCGCAACTATGTGCGCGCCTACCTCGACAACCTGGATCGCACGCTCGCCGACCAGCCCTTCATCCTCGGCTCGTCGTTCAGTCTCGCAGATGCCGCATGCTTCCATTGCGTGTGGTTCCTGCGGGCCGAGCCGGGTGCATTCGCGATGGCGCAGAAGTGTGCGAGCCTCATGAGGTGGTTTGAACGAATCGACGCGATGGGATACGGCGACGTTAATCCGATGGACGCGGACGAGGCACTCAAGATCGCGAAAGAGAGCACCCCGGGGACGAAACAATCCGCGGACAGCGGCGATCCCAACGAGCTCAAGCCCGGGGCGCGGGTCTCGGTGACACCGGAAGACTACGGCTTCGATCCGGTGACGGGGATGGTGGTGGCGAGTTCGGCTTACGAGATTGCGATTGAACGCGAAGATTCGCAGCTAGGCAAGATTGTGAACCACTTTCCGAAGCTGGGCTTCCGGATCGCATCCGCGTAG